The proteins below come from a single Candidatus Izemoplasmatales bacterium genomic window:
- a CDS encoding thioredoxin domain-containing protein, with the protein MTVLRFTAVWCPSCLIMKSRWRVFFKDRPDFRQIDYDYDDDVDAVRQYGIGDVLPVMIVLDGTREVLRLVGEKTMKELERFFGGIAP; encoded by the coding sequence ATGACCGTCCTGCGCTTCACTGCCGTCTGGTGCCCCTCCTGCCTGATCATGAAGAGCCGCTGGCGCGTCTTCTTCAAGGATCGACCCGACTTCCGTCAGATCGACTACGACTACGACGACGATGTCGACGCCGTACGCCAGTACGGTATCGGTGACGTCCTGCCGGTGATGATCGTCCTCGACGGCACGCGCGAGGTCCTGCGTCTCGTCGGCGAGAAGACGATGAAGGAACTCGAACGCTTCTTCGGGGGAATCGCCCCGTGA
- a CDS encoding cysteine desulfurase family protein has translation MIYLDYSATTPPSDRALAAFAAASRDVFGNANSTHAFGRAAEEAMRSASATVLGALGAVDCETVFTSGATEANNLAIKGYALHHRAEGNHLILSPFEHSSVTACFGYLAKHGFEVDVVETDADGRVTPELLERALRPDTILVSVAAVASELGIVQPIAELSALVAARSRAAFHSDITQAVGKIPVPFAGIAMASLSAHKFYGLKGVGALIKRRDVLLEPQIHGGASTTPYRSGTPAAPLAVSLADSLAEAVALQPEHAHRVAFLAQRLVASLASIPGVLVNSPTGSIPHILNLSVLSREAADMVRFLDERGIAVSKQTACSSRSSRSEAVLRLTGDERRATTSIRISLSHLTLESELDALIACVREVAER, from the coding sequence ATGATCTACCTCGACTATTCGGCGACCACCCCGCCTTCCGACCGTGCGCTGGCCGCGTTCGCCGCGGCCTCCCGGGACGTCTTCGGCAACGCCAATTCGACGCACGCCTTCGGACGCGCGGCGGAAGAAGCGATGCGGTCGGCGTCCGCGACCGTCCTTGGCGCGCTCGGAGCGGTCGACTGCGAAACGGTCTTCACCAGCGGTGCGACCGAGGCCAACAACCTCGCGATCAAGGGCTATGCGCTCCACCATCGCGCCGAAGGCAACCATCTGATCCTCTCGCCGTTCGAGCATTCGTCCGTCACCGCCTGCTTCGGCTACCTCGCCAAGCACGGCTTCGAGGTCGACGTCGTCGAGACCGACGCCGACGGCCGCGTCACTCCCGAACTGCTCGAACGCGCCCTGCGACCCGACACGATCCTCGTCTCCGTCGCGGCCGTGGCGAGCGAACTCGGCATCGTCCAGCCGATCGCGGAACTTTCGGCTCTCGTCGCCGCCCGCTCGCGCGCAGCGTTCCATTCCGACATCACTCAGGCGGTCGGAAAGATCCCCGTCCCGTTCGCCGGAATCGCCATGGCCAGCCTGTCGGCGCACAAGTTCTACGGTCTGAAGGGCGTCGGCGCGCTGATCAAGCGCCGCGACGTCCTGCTCGAACCGCAGATCCACGGCGGCGCCTCGACCACGCCATACCGGAGCGGAACCCCCGCCGCTCCGCTTGCGGTCTCGCTCGCGGATTCCCTTGCGGAAGCCGTCGCGCTCCAGCCGGAACACGCACATCGCGTCGCCTTCCTCGCGCAAAGGCTGGTCGCTTCGCTTGCGTCGATTCCCGGCGTTCTCGTGAACAGTCCCACGGGATCGATCCCGCACATTCTCAATCTGAGCGTGCTCTCGCGCGAAGCCGCGGACATGGTCCGATTTCTCGACGAACGCGGCATCGCGGTCTCGAAGCAGACCGCGTGCAGTTCCCGGTCGTCGCGTTCCGAGGCGGTCCTGCGGCTGACGGGGGACGAACGGCGGGCAACGACCTCGATCCGCATCTCGCTCTCGCATCTCACCCTCGAATCCGAACTCGACGCCTTGATCGCCTGCGTGCGGGAGGTGGCCGAACGATGA